Proteins encoded together in one Pontiella desulfatans window:
- a CDS encoding HzsA-related protein gives MKKNALLFVMLLAAVWGRAELTPQRVLDELFWTHHSLLKLTRKEEFSNEKKAEFMQQVEALRKQVEQNPGSLQAAYDELQQLKAEIKALKTTDFFPTISATRPVSKTDSEKLLKADWLFQANSQVTPERIEQEIGWARQLATRIEKMNGAGKTAKARAAALAAIAKLEREIPQTSGKDKLEELYFDVRRAKRKILFSNPTVDFDRILLIDSPHPETVHSNHESGHRNGSQQFNSGSKLQVISGLNPNAAVQNLLPDDLDTYLWRPDLSYDADKIIFSKKDHFDPSFKLFEVNVDGTGLKQLTNSDYDDLDPIYLPDGKILFSTTRAHSYVRCLPTSPAFVLARADADGKNIRIISRNNEPDYLPAMMPDGSVIYTRWEYTERPLWRIQGLWTMNPDGTNPQIYWGNRSFTPDMLIEARAIPGTGNVMFVGQGHHRVFSGSLGVINLSEGREHPDGIYKITADVGWPETGDPKPPHPTYSPNYHASGNYGAYKTPYPIGENDFLVSIRSGKVDSGGNRVSVFNPFSLYLMDMDGNRELIYRGNHNILYAMPLKPRTVPPMRADTVDWPNKGEPAKDGVLYSADVYEGIDEDLPRGTAKYLRIIEMDSKTYTSMVKSFRHSGPAVSIIQEDGVKRILGTVPVEEDGSVHFKVPSGKALHFQLLDEDYRCLQIMRSFTGVMPGETRGCLGCHEQNNRTPVAFKASSKALRRAPSEITPPPWGPVSISYERFAQPVLDKYCGSCHQGDKNPKARKVLDLTLRGGVPELGVPEELWPFKEPYLTLVGPTWYRGQKEVKDGKHRAQHPPVKTDAPGAGIAGALQVEADNGMFNVQLLKPRTMLSYTSPLINMVREGTHKDIKIEGEDLRRLMAWVDANCVYRGDEEIRMIPDPVGSEFERFAVKPTIKTAPVIDRLQPVTDPMD, from the coding sequence ATGAAGAAAAACGCGTTATTATTTGTGATGTTGCTTGCCGCTGTATGGGGTAGGGCGGAGCTGACTCCGCAGCGGGTTCTCGATGAGCTGTTTTGGACACATCACTCGCTGTTGAAACTCACACGGAAAGAGGAGTTTTCGAACGAAAAAAAAGCGGAGTTTATGCAGCAAGTCGAAGCTTTACGGAAACAGGTCGAACAAAATCCTGGATCGCTTCAAGCGGCGTACGATGAACTCCAGCAACTCAAAGCCGAGATCAAAGCGCTGAAGACTACCGATTTCTTTCCGACGATTTCCGCAACGCGTCCGGTCAGCAAAACCGATTCAGAAAAATTGCTGAAAGCCGATTGGCTTTTTCAGGCGAACAGCCAGGTTACACCGGAGCGGATCGAGCAGGAAATCGGCTGGGCCAGACAGCTCGCCACTCGAATCGAAAAAATGAATGGCGCCGGCAAAACGGCAAAAGCCCGAGCCGCCGCGCTTGCAGCCATCGCAAAGCTCGAACGCGAAATTCCGCAAACCAGCGGCAAAGATAAACTCGAAGAACTCTACTTCGACGTACGCCGTGCCAAGCGCAAAATTTTGTTCAGCAATCCGACGGTCGATTTTGACCGCATCCTTTTAATCGACAGCCCGCATCCGGAAACGGTGCACTCAAACCACGAGTCGGGACACCGGAACGGGTCGCAGCAATTCAACTCGGGCAGCAAACTCCAGGTTATCAGCGGACTCAATCCGAACGCGGCGGTACAAAACCTGTTGCCGGACGATTTGGACACCTATCTTTGGCGCCCCGATCTGTCGTACGACGCGGATAAAATCATCTTCTCGAAAAAGGACCACTTCGACCCGTCGTTCAAGCTCTTTGAGGTTAATGTGGATGGAACCGGACTTAAACAATTGACGAACAGCGACTACGACGACCTCGATCCGATTTATCTGCCGGACGGGAAAATACTATTTTCGACCACCCGCGCACATAGCTATGTCCGCTGTCTGCCCACTTCACCCGCTTTCGTTTTGGCCCGTGCCGATGCGGACGGAAAGAATATCCGCATTATTTCCCGCAACAACGAGCCGGACTATCTGCCCGCGATGATGCCTGACGGCTCGGTGATCTATACGCGCTGGGAATATACCGAGCGACCTCTTTGGCGCATTCAGGGGTTGTGGACGATGAACCCTGATGGAACCAATCCGCAAATCTATTGGGGCAACCGTTCGTTTACACCCGATATGCTGATCGAGGCGCGCGCCATCCCCGGAACGGGCAACGTGATGTTTGTCGGACAGGGGCATCATCGCGTGTTCAGCGGCTCGCTCGGCGTGATCAATTTGAGCGAAGGACGCGAGCACCCGGACGGTATCTACAAGATTACGGCCGATGTGGGATGGCCTGAAACGGGCGACCCGAAACCGCCGCATCCGACCTATTCGCCGAACTATCACGCGAGCGGGAACTACGGTGCCTATAAAACGCCGTACCCCATCGGCGAAAATGATTTTCTGGTTTCGATACGAAGCGGAAAAGTCGACAGTGGCGGGAACCGGGTTTCGGTTTTTAATCCGTTTTCGCTCTACCTGATGGATATGGACGGGAACCGTGAACTGATTTATCGCGGTAATCATAATATTCTGTACGCGATGCCGCTGAAGCCGCGCACGGTTCCGCCGATGCGCGCCGATACGGTGGATTGGCCGAATAAAGGCGAGCCTGCGAAAGACGGCGTTCTGTACAGCGCCGACGTGTATGAGGGTATCGACGAAGACCTGCCGCGCGGGACCGCAAAATACCTTCGGATAATCGAAATGGATTCGAAGACCTACACGTCGATGGTCAAATCGTTCCGCCATTCCGGCCCGGCGGTTTCGATTATCCAGGAAGACGGTGTAAAGCGGATTCTCGGCACGGTGCCGGTAGAAGAGGACGGCTCCGTTCACTTTAAAGTCCCGAGCGGAAAAGCGCTCCATTTCCAGCTGCTCGACGAGGACTACCGCTGTTTGCAGATTATGCGCTCGTTCACCGGCGTGATGCCCGGCGAAACGCGCGGCTGTCTCGGTTGTCACGAACAGAACAACCGCACTCCCGTCGCATTCAAAGCCAGCTCAAAAGCGTTGCGCCGCGCACCGTCCGAAATTACCCCGCCGCCGTGGGGCCCGGTCAGCATCAGTTACGAACGTTTCGCCCAGCCGGTGCTCGACAAATATTGCGGCAGCTGTCACCAAGGCGATAAAAACCCGAAAGCCCGCAAAGTGCTCGACCTGACCTTGCGCGGCGGCGTTCCGGAACTCGGTGTGCCGGAAGAACTCTGGCCGTTTAAGGAACCGTATCTCACACTGGTTGGGCCAACGTGGTACAGAGGCCAAAAAGAAGTAAAGGATGGGAAACATAGAGCGCAGCATCCGCCGGTTAAAACGGATGCGCCGGGTGCGGGCATTGCCGGTGCGCTGCAGGTGGAAGCCGATAATGGCATGTTTAATGTGCAGTTGCTTAAGCCGCGCACCATGCTTTCGTACACGAGTCCACTGATTAACATGGTGCGTGAAGGGACCCACAAAGACATAAAGATTGAAGGCGAAGATCTGCGTCGTCTCATGGCGTGGGTCGATGCGAACTGCGTCTATCGCGGCGACGAAGAAATCCGTATGATTCCCGATCCGGTCGGTTCCGAATTTGAACGCTTCGCGGTCAAGCCAACGATTAAAACCGCGCCGGTCATCGACCGCCTGCAGCCTGTGACTGACCCAATGGATTAA